The Desulfuromonas versatilis genome has a segment encoding these proteins:
- a CDS encoding sensor domain-containing diguanylate cyclase, giving the protein MNKEQVLSEVLASGTLPTLAPVASKLVEISAREETTIADIAGLVAKDISLSAKVLKVVNSAFYSFPQKISTIHQAVSILGINAIRNLVFSFSFLGIEPSSSEDSFDYREFWTKSLAAAVSARLIVSRLKQKGIESEEIFIAGLLQNAGELFLARAFPGPYLETLARHSGQDGSLLEAEREVTGADHAFIGSEVFKTWRFPEVLWRPIRHHHSPREDSTADARAKFTTFVVHLSGVLADILYSPQPDALIKAFRARAKAVLRLSDADIDAIFESVHLEVNEAADYFGLKIAKTRSVAEILQQANAELSVLNLSYEQMNRELVQHKVRLETLTRELEEKNRILERLVHIDGLTEVYNHRFFQDFLGKELTRAMRHERPVSLVLVDIDHFKAFNDSYGHQVGDFILKEVCAVARQSLREHDIMARYGGEEFVFVLPETSAEGALKVAERVRQAVEEHRFTGDGGNYRVTMSLGVATMLPPGDSFKKNEFIGYADEALLQAKRRGRNRVEVFAPKTRWFGRK; this is encoded by the coding sequence ATGAACAAAGAGCAGGTTCTCAGCGAGGTGCTGGCCTCGGGCACCCTCCCCACCCTGGCCCCGGTGGCCTCCAAGCTGGTGGAGATTTCCGCCCGGGAGGAGACCACCATTGCCGACATCGCCGGGCTGGTGGCCAAGGACATCTCCCTCTCGGCCAAGGTGCTCAAGGTCGTCAATTCGGCCTTCTACAGTTTTCCGCAGAAGATCAGCACCATCCACCAGGCGGTCTCGATCCTCGGCATCAACGCCATCCGCAACCTGGTCTTTTCCTTTTCCTTTCTGGGCATCGAACCCTCTTCCTCCGAAGACTCCTTCGACTACCGGGAATTCTGGACCAAATCCCTGGCCGCCGCCGTGTCGGCCCGGCTGATCGTCTCGAGACTGAAGCAGAAGGGGATCGAATCGGAGGAAATCTTCATCGCCGGACTGCTGCAGAATGCCGGGGAACTGTTTCTGGCCCGAGCCTTCCCCGGCCCCTATCTCGAGACCCTCGCCCGACACTCCGGGCAGGACGGCTCCCTGCTCGAGGCGGAGCGGGAGGTCACCGGCGCCGACCATGCCTTCATCGGCAGCGAGGTATTCAAGACATGGCGTTTCCCGGAGGTCCTCTGGCGGCCGATTCGCCACCACCACTCCCCCCGCGAGGACAGCACCGCTGATGCCAGGGCCAAATTCACCACCTTCGTGGTCCATCTTTCCGGGGTGCTGGCCGACATCCTCTATTCGCCCCAGCCCGACGCCCTGATCAAGGCCTTTCGCGCCAGGGCCAAGGCGGTACTGCGGCTCAGCGACGCGGACATCGACGCGATCTTCGAATCGGTGCACCTGGAGGTCAACGAGGCTGCGGACTACTTCGGGCTGAAAATCGCAAAGACCCGGTCGGTGGCGGAGATCCTGCAGCAGGCCAACGCCGAGCTCAGCGTCCTGAACCTGTCCTACGAGCAGATGAACCGCGAACTGGTCCAGCACAAGGTCCGCCTCGAGACCCTGACCAGGGAGTTGGAGGAGAAAAATCGCATCCTCGAACGCCTGGTGCACATCGACGGGCTCACCGAGGTTTATAATCACCGGTTTTTCCAGGACTTTCTCGGCAAGGAGCTGACTCGGGCCATGCGCCACGAACGCCCCGTCAGCCTGGTGCTTGTCGACATCGACCATTTCAAGGCGTTCAATGACAGCTACGGGCACCAGGTCGGGGACTTCATCCTCAAGGAGGTCTGCGCGGTGGCCCGGCAGAGCCTGCGCGAACACGACATCATGGCCCGCTACGGCGGCGAGGAGTTCGTCTTCGTGCTCCCCGAGACCAGCGCCGAGGGGGCCCTGAAGGTGGCCGAGAGAGTTCGCCAGGCGGTGGAAGAACATCGCTTCACCGGCGACGGCGGCAACTACCGGGTGACCATGAGCCTGGGGGTTGCGACCATGCTGCCGCCGGGGGATTCCTTCAAGAAGAACGAGTTCATCGGCTACGCCGACGAGGCCCTGCTCCAGGCCAAGCGGCGCGGCCGCAACCGGGTCGAGGTCTTCGCCCCCAAAACCCGCTGGTTCGGGCGGAAATGA
- a CDS encoding pyrimidine 5'-nucleotidase, producing MEAVIFDLDNTLYSPERQLFSLIDVRINRYMHEVVGIPLGEVDGLRRRYWAEYGVTLQGLIRHYGVDPEDYLEYVHDVDVAGRLRPDPQLRQALGEIPQRKVVFTNGSRGHALRVLDALDLNGQFEQIFDIRVADYRPKPFTEPYRQVLRSLALAPECCVMVEDSPENLRTAKQLGMRTILVGGGECPAYVDARIDSAAQVPQVVSEWMAC from the coding sequence ATGGAAGCAGTAATCTTCGATCTGGACAACACCCTCTACTCCCCCGAACGCCAGCTGTTCTCCCTGATCGACGTGCGCATCAACCGCTACATGCACGAGGTGGTCGGCATTCCCCTGGGGGAGGTGGACGGCCTGCGGCGCCGCTACTGGGCCGAGTACGGGGTGACCCTGCAGGGGCTGATCCGCCATTACGGGGTCGATCCGGAGGATTACCTGGAATATGTCCACGACGTCGACGTGGCCGGACGCCTGCGGCCCGACCCGCAGCTGCGCCAGGCCCTGGGGGAGATCCCCCAGCGCAAGGTGGTCTTCACCAACGGCTCCCGGGGGCACGCCCTGCGGGTGCTCGACGCCCTCGACCTGAACGGGCAGTTCGAACAGATCTTCGACATCCGGGTCGCCGATTACCGCCCCAAGCCCTTCACCGAGCCCTACCGGCAGGTGCTGAGGAGCCTGGCGCTGGCCCCCGAGTGCTGCGTCATGGTGGAAGACAGCCCGGAGAACCTGCGCACCGCCAAGCAACTGGGTATGCGCACCATCCTGGTGGGTGGCGGCGAATGCCCCGCCTACGTCGACGCCCGCATCGACTCCGCCGCCCAGGTCCCGCAGGTGGTTTCCGAATGGATGGCCTGCTGA
- the dapF gene encoding diaminopimelate epimerase, with protein sequence MKFTKMHGAGNDYVYINAFEQTVAEPSRLAVELSNRNFGVGSDGLILILPSRTADVRMRMFNADGSEAEMCGNGVRCVAKYAYDHGLVRGRQISVETGAGVLPLQLFTNAADKVERVRVNMGKPRLTRGEIPMTGAPDEQVIAAELKVLDRTFHITCASMGNPHCVIFVDNVDEFPLAKYGPEIEHHPLFPNRTNVEFVEIVSPGEVRQRTWERGAGETLACGTGASAVAVAGVLTGQTGRKLVNHLRGGILEMEWAEDGHVFMTGPAVQVFEGEYHPQ encoded by the coding sequence ATGAAATTTACCAAGATGCATGGCGCCGGCAATGACTACGTCTATATCAATGCCTTCGAGCAGACCGTGGCCGAGCCCTCGCGACTGGCAGTCGAGCTGAGCAACCGCAACTTCGGGGTCGGCTCGGACGGGCTGATCCTGATCCTCCCCTCCCGCACGGCCGACGTGCGCATGCGCATGTTCAACGCCGACGGCAGCGAGGCGGAGATGTGCGGCAACGGGGTGCGCTGCGTTGCCAAATACGCCTACGACCACGGCCTGGTAAGGGGGCGGCAGATCAGCGTCGAGACCGGCGCCGGAGTGCTGCCCCTGCAGCTGTTCACCAATGCCGCCGACAAGGTGGAGCGGGTGCGGGTCAACATGGGCAAGCCGCGGCTGACCCGCGGCGAGATTCCCATGACCGGAGCACCGGACGAGCAGGTGATCGCCGCCGAGCTGAAGGTCCTCGATCGCACCTTCCACATCACCTGCGCCTCCATGGGCAACCCCCACTGCGTCATCTTCGTGGACAACGTCGACGAATTTCCGCTGGCCAAGTATGGCCCGGAAATCGAACATCATCCGCTGTTTCCCAACCGCACCAACGTCGAATTCGTCGAAATCGTCTCCCCCGGGGAGGTCAGGCAGCGTACCTGGGAGCGCGGCGCCGGGGAAACCCTGGCCTGCGGCACCGGGGCCTCCGCGGTGGCGGTCGCCGGGGTGCTGACCGGTCAGACCGGGCGCAAACTGGTCAACCACCTGCGTGGCGGCATTCTGGAAATGGAATGGGCGGAGGACGGCCATGTGTTCATGACCGGGCCGGCGGTGCAGGTTTTCGAAGGGGAGTACCACCCCCAATGA
- a CDS encoding hydroxyacylglutathione hydrolase family protein, with the protein MADLLVVQIAAGQAKNFSYLVFCPQARKGIAVDPSYAPELLLAAARERQVQIDVLVNTHGHGDHVAGNPVIIQETGARLAAHPADLPGADIPLGEGDALSVGLGRIEVLHTPGHTPGSITLHPPGALLTGDTLFVTRCGRADLAGSDPAALYHSLRRLAAFPLETRVFPGHDYGPQPVSTIGFELQNNPYLRCADLAEFIRLRMG; encoded by the coding sequence ATGGCGGATCTGTTGGTTGTTCAGATAGCTGCCGGGCAGGCGAAGAATTTCTCCTACCTGGTGTTCTGTCCCCAGGCCCGCAAGGGAATCGCCGTGGACCCCTCCTACGCCCCGGAACTGCTGCTGGCCGCCGCCCGGGAGCGGCAGGTGCAGATCGACGTGCTGGTCAACACCCACGGCCATGGCGACCATGTCGCCGGCAACCCGGTGATCATCCAGGAGACCGGAGCCCGCCTGGCGGCCCACCCCGCCGATCTGCCGGGCGCCGACATCCCGCTGGGGGAGGGCGACGCCCTGAGCGTCGGGCTGGGCAGGATCGAGGTGCTGCACACCCCCGGGCATACGCCCGGTTCCATCACCCTGCATCCCCCGGGTGCCCTGCTCACCGGCGATACCCTTTTCGTCACCCGCTGCGGCCGGGCCGACCTGGCGGGAAGCGACCCCGCGGCCCTTTATCACAGCCTGCGTCGGTTGGCCGCCTTTCCCCTGGAAACCCGGGTTTTCCCCGGCCACGATTATGGTCCCCAGCCGGTGTCTACCATCGGCTTCGAACTGCAGAACAACCCCTACCTGCGCTGTGCCGACCTGGCCGAATTCATCCGCCTGCGCATGGGCTGA
- a CDS encoding RDD family protein, producing the protein MRCPKCGFHSFDTLDACKKCSHDLREFKEKFGLRSLLFPAAAGAVSEADAFADSGTQPEPLLQGEDAATEEGSDFGFDFMGDESDAQPPAPAARQLSEEAAAFDDATGEQEDAFSLEADEEVPALDLDADWGEDVPALDEETAATAGPEEEEPFSFGQPWDEEVAGAPAAPLSGDESEALEAELDDFTFAPQDEELPALAAEADIDFPDSEELPTLESAEDALDWNSFAETLDAPDAGKKPGAGEEPNTPFDFRGAEAAARPPADSPAETDAQPNQDEPTPSIAGVFFSSLGETPEDEPESRGFDFAEEASAEPEPQAAEAELPWAAEGLPETLHAEYSVEEPSSLPGGESVPLPEVLEDPEAADAVCQAEEPATAGQGPTEGTLAPLLLRLGAGGLDLLVLALVFVLFLMAGELALGRDPQAGALPTAGTLLDLAGPYFLVLFALCFGYFTLFHFLAGQTPGKMFLRLRLEAVDGSPLSFSQAFLHSSGGLLCLLTGGVGFAAAGRHPLHQGWHDRIAATRVIRTRR; encoded by the coding sequence ATGAGATGCCCTAAATGTGGTTTTCACAGTTTTGACACCCTCGATGCCTGCAAGAAGTGCAGCCACGACCTGCGCGAATTCAAGGAAAAATTCGGCCTGCGCAGCCTGCTCTTTCCGGCAGCGGCCGGGGCCGTCTCGGAGGCGGACGCCTTTGCCGACTCCGGCACCCAGCCAGAACCGCTTCTCCAGGGCGAAGATGCCGCCACCGAGGAGGGGAGCGATTTCGGGTTCGATTTCATGGGGGATGAAAGCGACGCGCAGCCGCCCGCTCCGGCCGCCCGGCAGCTGAGCGAAGAAGCTGCCGCGTTCGATGACGCAACCGGAGAGCAGGAGGACGCCTTTTCACTGGAGGCTGACGAGGAGGTCCCTGCATTGGACCTTGACGCCGACTGGGGCGAGGATGTCCCGGCTCTGGATGAGGAAACTGCCGCAACGGCCGGCCCGGAGGAAGAGGAACCCTTCTCCTTCGGCCAGCCCTGGGATGAAGAAGTCGCCGGCGCCCCGGCTGCCCCCCTTTCCGGGGATGAGTCGGAGGCCCTGGAGGCCGAGTTGGACGACTTCACCTTCGCCCCGCAGGACGAGGAACTGCCGGCGCTGGCGGCAGAAGCCGACATCGACTTCCCCGACAGCGAAGAGCTGCCGACGCTGGAGTCCGCCGAGGACGCCCTTGACTGGAACTCCTTCGCCGAGACGCTGGACGCGCCGGATGCGGGCAAAAAACCGGGGGCCGGGGAGGAGCCCAACACCCCTTTTGACTTTCGGGGGGCCGAAGCTGCGGCTCGGCCCCCCGCAGATTCGCCGGCCGAGACGGACGCTCAACCCAACCAGGACGAGCCCACCCCTTCCATCGCCGGGGTGTTTTTCAGTTCACTGGGGGAAACCCCGGAAGACGAGCCCGAATCACGGGGATTCGATTTCGCCGAAGAGGCCTCAGCGGAGCCCGAACCGCAGGCCGCCGAGGCCGAACTGCCCTGGGCTGCGGAAGGCCTGCCCGAAACCCTGCACGCCGAGTATTCCGTCGAGGAGCCCTCCTCCCTGCCAGGGGGGGAGTCGGTCCCGCTTCCGGAGGTTTTGGAAGACCCGGAGGCCGCCGATGCGGTTTGCCAGGCGGAGGAACCGGCCACGGCCGGGCAAGGCCCCACCGAGGGCACTTTGGCTCCGCTGTTGCTGCGCCTGGGCGCCGGCGGCCTGGACCTGCTGGTGCTGGCGCTGGTATTCGTGCTGTTTCTGATGGCCGGGGAACTGGCGCTGGGACGGGACCCGCAGGCGGGGGCGCTACCTACCGCGGGCACTCTGCTGGATCTGGCCGGACCTTATTTCCTGGTGTTGTTCGCCCTCTGCTTCGGGTATTTCACCCTGTTCCATTTCCTGGCCGGCCAGACCCCCGGGAAGATGTTCCTGCGGCTGCGGCTCGAAGCCGTGGACGGCTCGCCCCTCTCCTTCTCCCAGGCGTTTCTGCACAGCTCGGGCGGCCTGCTCTGCCTGCTGACCGGGGGGGTCGGGTTCGCGGCCGCCGGCCGGCACCCCCTGCACCAGGGGTGGCACGACCGCATTGCCGCCACCCGGGTGATCCGCACCCGAAGGTAG
- a CDS encoding 16S rRNA (uracil(1498)-N(3))-methyltransferase: MRQFFVPTALLQEDEVPLEGEVHHHLATVLRLKPGEEVLLLDGQGMLCRCRIERLERRSGRALVLERWREGEKVFPIQLLQALPKGDKLELVLQKGTELGITRFTPVEAERSVALVQGDRGEKRLQRWERIVLEAARQSRRPLLPRLEPPLPLSEALAACRAELRLMLWEQESRPLAAVLPPTPPRDAAILVGPEGGFSPAEAQTARAAGFLPVGLGPRILRSETAGFAVASILQFIYGDLGAAPGKT; the protein is encoded by the coding sequence ATGCGTCAATTTTTTGTCCCCACGGCGCTGCTGCAGGAGGATGAGGTGCCCCTCGAAGGGGAGGTGCACCACCACCTGGCCACCGTCCTGCGCCTGAAGCCGGGCGAGGAGGTCCTGCTGCTTGACGGCCAGGGGATGCTGTGCCGGTGCCGCATCGAGCGACTGGAACGCAGAAGCGGTCGGGCCCTGGTCCTCGAGCGCTGGCGGGAGGGGGAAAAGGTTTTTCCCATTCAGCTGCTGCAGGCCCTGCCCAAGGGGGACAAGCTGGAGCTGGTCCTGCAGAAAGGCACGGAACTCGGCATCACGCGTTTCACCCCGGTAGAAGCCGAGCGAAGCGTCGCCCTGGTCCAGGGGGACCGAGGGGAAAAACGCCTGCAGCGCTGGGAACGCATCGTTCTCGAAGCAGCCCGCCAGAGCCGCCGCCCCCTGTTGCCCCGCCTCGAGCCCCCGCTGCCCCTTTCCGAAGCCCTCGCCGCCTGCCGCGCCGAACTGCGCCTGATGCTCTGGGAGCAGGAGAGCCGCCCGCTGGCCGCCGTCCTGCCGCCGACACCCCCACGGGACGCCGCCATCCTGGTCGGCCCCGAAGGGGGGTTCTCCCCTGCCGAAGCACAAACCGCCCGCGCCGCCGGCTTCCTGCCCGTCGGGCTCGGCCCGCGCATTCTCAGAAGTGAAACCGCCGGCTTTGCCGTGGCAAGCATCTTGCAGTTCATTTACGGCGACCTGGGCGCCGCCCCAGGCAAGACATGA
- the prmA gene encoding 50S ribosomal protein L11 methyltransferase: MNRQWMEMRIEIPAAGIDLVSHELAELGCEGVTVEERTLDTFIPPDPDEIPTGNLHIKAYFPAGDDAAELCRRVRERLEWLAPLVPGLVPALPEVTPVRNEDWAEGWKQHFSAVRIGPRLVVKPTWEPFTAEARDVVVNLDPGMAFGTGTHGTTRLCLEAIAELFETATPPRRVLDVGTGSGILAIAAAALGAERVLACDIEEQACLTASENALLNRVGDHLEVTGAPLSSLERGFDLVLANILAEENIRLASELVERLAPGGALVLSGILQEKEALVQEAFAAYPLTGPVVSHREEWSCLLYRKES; this comes from the coding sequence ATGAACAGACAATGGATGGAAATGCGTATCGAAATTCCCGCCGCCGGCATCGACCTGGTCAGCCACGAGCTGGCCGAACTCGGCTGCGAGGGCGTCACCGTCGAAGAGCGGACCCTGGACACCTTCATCCCCCCAGACCCCGATGAAATTCCCACGGGCAACCTGCACATCAAGGCCTACTTCCCAGCCGGGGACGACGCGGCCGAGCTGTGCCGGCGGGTCAGGGAACGCCTCGAGTGGCTGGCCCCCCTGGTGCCGGGCCTGGTGCCGGCGCTGCCGGAGGTCACCCCGGTGCGCAACGAGGACTGGGCCGAGGGATGGAAGCAGCATTTCAGCGCGGTGCGTATCGGCCCCCGCCTGGTGGTCAAGCCGACCTGGGAGCCCTTCACCGCCGAGGCCAGGGACGTGGTGGTCAACCTCGACCCGGGTATGGCGTTCGGCACCGGCACCCACGGCACCACCAGGCTGTGCCTGGAGGCCATCGCCGAACTGTTCGAAACCGCGACTCCCCCCCGCCGGGTCCTCGATGTCGGCACCGGCTCGGGGATTCTGGCCATCGCCGCCGCGGCCCTGGGCGCCGAACGGGTGCTGGCCTGCGACATCGAGGAGCAGGCCTGCCTGACGGCCAGCGAGAACGCCCTCCTCAACAGGGTCGGCGACCACCTAGAGGTGACCGGCGCGCCGCTGTCGTCCCTGGAGCGGGGATTCGACCTGGTCCTGGCGAACATCCTGGCCGAGGAGAACATCCGCCTGGCCTCGGAGCTGGTCGAGCGCCTGGCCCCGGGCGGCGCGCTGGTCCTCTCGGGGATCCTGCAGGAGAAAGAGGCCTTGGTCCAGGAGGCCTTCGCCGCCTACCCGCTGACGGGCCCGGTGGTCAGCCACCGGGAGGAATGGAGCTGCCTTCTGTATCGCAAAGAGAGCTGA
- a CDS encoding pyruvate, water dikinase regulatory protein — translation MTAVQLVYLLSDATGETAEKIVMAALAQFRGKAVRLKRVSNVRSKNQVYEALDEALANSGLVVYTIVNRELAQLVHDECDALGLPSIDLITPLLMRLAEFVGHSPGETPGLLHGINEEYFRRIEAVEFTVRHDDGQETRNLHKADIVLVGVSRTSKTPLSMYLAHRGWKVANVPLVKGIEPPSELFQIEATRVVGLTIDPQRLLEIRTSRLRNLGQDPRAAYADHEEIEEELRHARRLFRQNAWVMVNVSDKAVEETANEVLVRLNLK, via the coding sequence ATGACTGCAGTTCAGCTGGTGTACCTGCTTTCCGACGCGACCGGTGAGACCGCCGAGAAAATCGTCATGGCGGCCCTCGCCCAGTTCCGGGGCAAAGCGGTGCGCCTCAAGCGGGTAAGCAACGTTCGTTCCAAAAACCAGGTCTACGAGGCTCTCGACGAGGCGCTGGCGAACAGCGGGCTGGTCGTCTACACCATCGTCAATCGCGAGCTGGCGCAGCTGGTTCACGACGAATGCGATGCCTTGGGCTTGCCCAGCATCGACCTGATCACCCCGCTGCTGATGCGGTTGGCCGAATTCGTCGGGCACTCTCCCGGGGAAACGCCGGGCCTGCTGCACGGCATCAACGAAGAGTATTTCCGGCGCATCGAGGCGGTCGAATTCACCGTCCGCCACGACGACGGGCAGGAAACCCGCAACCTGCACAAGGCCGACATCGTTCTGGTCGGGGTTTCGCGGACCAGCAAGACGCCGCTCTCCATGTACCTGGCGCATCGCGGCTGGAAGGTGGCCAACGTGCCCCTGGTCAAGGGGATCGAACCCCCGTCGGAGCTGTTCCAGATCGAAGCGACCCGGGTGGTGGGGCTCACCATAGACCCCCAGCGCCTGCTGGAGATCCGGACCTCGCGCCTGCGCAACCTGGGGCAGGACCCCCGGGCGGCCTACGCCGACCACGAGGAGATCGAAGAAGAGCTGCGCCACGCCCGCCGGCTGTTTCGCCAGAACGCCTGGGTCATGGTTAACGTATCGGACAAGGCGGTCGAGGAGACCGCCAACGAGGTTCTGGTCCGGCTCAATCTGAAATAG
- a CDS encoding response regulator produces MRILVVEDEKKVASFIKRGLEEESYEVDLAYDGEEGLQKATEVPYDLILMDIMLPKMDGLTAIREIRKKEIATPVLCLTAKDTVDDIVSGLDSGSDDYLTKPFAFAELLARVRSLVRRGKQDRGAEITFADLRLDPVSHKVWRGSKEIDLTAKEYALLEYFMRNPNQVLTRTMIAEHVWDYTFDSFTNIIDVYVNYLRKKVDKDYEKKLIHTVRGVGYVLKEE; encoded by the coding sequence ATGCGAATTCTGGTTGTTGAAGACGAGAAAAAAGTCGCCAGCTTTATCAAGCGGGGCCTGGAAGAGGAAAGCTACGAGGTCGATCTCGCCTATGATGGCGAGGAGGGGCTGCAGAAGGCCACGGAGGTCCCCTACGACCTGATCCTCATGGACATCATGCTCCCCAAGATGGACGGGCTGACAGCTATCCGCGAGATCCGCAAGAAGGAGATCGCCACTCCGGTGCTCTGCCTGACCGCCAAGGACACCGTGGACGACATCGTTTCCGGTCTGGATTCGGGCAGTGACGATTACCTGACCAAGCCCTTTGCCTTTGCCGAGTTGCTGGCCCGGGTCCGCTCCCTGGTGCGGCGCGGCAAGCAGGACCGCGGCGCCGAGATCACCTTCGCTGATCTGCGCCTCGATCCGGTAAGCCACAAGGTGTGGCGCGGCAGCAAGGAGATCGATCTTACCGCCAAGGAATATGCGCTGCTGGAATACTTCATGCGCAATCCCAACCAGGTTCTCACCCGGACCATGATCGCCGAACATGTCTGGGACTATACCTTCGACTCTTTCACCAACATCATTGACGTCTATGTCAATTACCTGCGGAAAAAAGTCGACAAGGACTATGAAAAGAAGCTTATCCACACGGTGCGGGGCGTCGGTTACGTGCTGAAGGAGGAATAG